The stretch of DNA TGTTTGTTcagcttctcatctgtaaaataagaatgctGATAGTTTCTCCTTAGAGGGTCGCTGTGAGGGTTAGAAGAGAGAATTCATATGCAGCACTTAGAACAGCCCCTTTTGCAGTGAGCATTCCGGTTGTGGTTGTTGTTATTAGCCAGCCAAAGCTGTTCGGTTGTACTTCCAAAGCTGCCTGGAAGAGTCCAGCGACTGCGTTTAATCATTAAGCTGCATCGCCTCTGCGAGCTAGCGCCTCCTCTGCACGGGCCAAGGAGCCCGCCTTTGGATTGTACGGTTCTGAATGAAGCATCCAGGCACAAGCTCAGGGCAGGGGATGGTGTGGGCAAAAGTCCAGCCCTGGCTTGGTCAGTGAACAGGTGGCTGTGCCTGAATCCGAGGTAACAGGCGAGCCGCCTTTGTTACCTTTGAGCTTTCTCTCAAGTCCATTCAGACTCCTCAGACCACGTGTCTGATGAGTAAGGaggccttttcttttcctcccccaGAGGGACTGTTGGCAAAACAGCTTTCTTTGGGAACGCGCCTGTTCACGACGGACCAGCCATCTCCTGGGGAACTCCGGTGGCTGGCGTGTTCCTGCGGCTGTTGAATAAGTCGCTGTTAGGAGCTGGCACGGCAGGTTCCCGTTTCCGCATTCCAGACACCCACAGCGGGCTGGGGGCGGGCACCACCGAGGTCGGCCTGGAGAGCCCAGGCAGGTGGCCTGGTCCTGGGAGGACCCGGGACAGGAGCAGCCCACCTGCGGGGGCTCCCCTGACGGCCACCTGCCCACTTTGTGATGAGAGCCGTGTTCGGGGAGTCTTTCAGGTGAGCGATGTTAGTTAAATGTGGCAGTGACTTGCCAAGAAAGTTAATCATGTTTCTTCCTCTCCGGAGTTagacagttgtttttttttttttttggttttcttttttttccccccttttctccCTGAAATGTTTACCTGTCTGCTCCTAACTGTGAAGAAAGAGTGGGCCGGGTGTTGAGGGACTGAGAAAAATGGAGGACATTTCTCCCAAGAGAAGGAATCGGTGACTCTTTTAGTGAGCTGAGCTCCTGCTGGATGCAGACTTCTGTGCCCGGGGGCTGGGGGCGATCCCAGCCTGGTGTAGACGAGCTCCGTGGTCTCGCCTGAGTCCcctttcctctctgggcctcagtttcctcttcttgtGAAATGAGAACTAGCAGCAGTGCCCAGTGAGTCATCTATGTAAAGTGCTTCAAGCCTGGTCACTGAGCGGTGCTCAAGTGTCGCCACCCCAACCCCAGGCCCCCATTTTCCCTGTGTGACCTTATCTCTGACCTCTCAGCTGCTTGCTTGCTGTACCCTAGCTACACTGGCCTCCCACTGTCCTCCCTCAGAGACTTTGccctggctgttccctctgcctggaacacttccCCTAGAATCCCCAGTGCCGCCTCCCTCTTTCAAGTCTCTGTTCTGATGTCACCTTCTCCACGAGGCCTCTCTCCTTATTAAATTGCACCTTCTCCCTCACCCTCGCCCTTACTCTttgctttacttttcttcatagcatttatttCCACTCGACATGTTTTGTGTATGCTCTGCTTCCCAGCTCTAGGCTCCGTAGAAGCACAGGCACGTTTGTGTCCATCCTTGTAGAACCgttcctggcacatggtagatgtGGGCTAAATTATGATATGAATGAATTTTTATCAGGTGCAACATGGTTGAAGGATGGGTGGCCAGCCTCGTTTGGGGTTTGAGGAGGGTGTCAGCTTTTCCAGGAACCTGTGGCCGTGGGTGAGGCGGCATGCGCAGATGCCTCCCTCTGGTCACCCAGCGGCTCCCTGGCACCTGCCTGCAGCATCCAGCCCTCTGGCTTCCTGTCCCACAACCCCTGCAGTTTGTGCAgcgcaggcctggtagtgactcATCCGGGCAGCCTGGGTGCCTGTGGCATGGAACAGGAAAGCTTGGCCTAGTAAGTGGAGAGGATGTCAGATTCATTTAGGTGGAAAAGGCTGTGTGGAAGACACCACCCATATACACACATCCCATATATATCTCCAGCTCCTGCTTGCTGTTCCTGCAGGGGGAGGCCAGGGAATGCCTGGGAAGTAGCAATTaaccagccaggcacagttgAGCCATCTCCCCTGCTTTAATGGGCAATAATTCTTGCTCTGGGGCTGAACAAGTTTTAATTAAATGGTGAGCCCGAAGAATCTGACCGTGTAATAGCTCACACATCCTCATCTATTTTCTAGCTCCTGGTGTCAGCAATTGATTCTGTAAAAATATCCTGGGCAGGGCTTCCCTGAGCTCCGTGGAGTGAGGTCAGTGGCCCTCTTGGATTTCTCCCCGCATGAGGCACCAGGGAACCGAGGTGCTGATGGACTTCGTGCCGCTGTAGCATACATCATCACACGTCAGGACCTGCTGCTATTTTAAGAATGTGCAGAGCAGGAGGGAAGCTCTTCTACAACATTTAACACGTATGTCCCTTGAGCTCCCAGTGCGGGAGTTTGGGGTTGAGTTGGGGACCCTCCTATTACACTTATTTCATATAATACCTGAGCCCCAACCCTATGGGTACACTACTTCTCTGGGCCACAGgttccttatctggaaaatggggataattaatAGATGATTAAACGAGAAGTCAAAGTGAGATCAGGTGACTCAGCACTGTGCCTGGCGCATAAGATAGCACCCAgcaaattagattttaaaaagataattctttatatgaattattttcaaGCCCCTTTTTAATATTCACGGTCTGTCCCTTTTTTGTGCcaccccccactccaccccatgTCAGCATCCTCCCGCAATCCTTCACCCATGGTAACAATCAAGGACTGTATGTATCTTTCGACATTCTTCTCCGTGGTTATATAATCCTATAGGAGATAATATTACActtattttcttgcattttgcGCTTCTCACGTAGCAGTGCCATGTGGAAATGCCTCCGAGTCCTTGCGTAGTgctcagatttattctttttagtGGCTACATAACACACAGTGGTGTGGATGCAACATAATTGATTTGGCCAAGACATCACTGATGGGCATTCCCTTTGCTTCTAGAGTTTTTTCTCCcctcaaattattattattattattttttctcagttATGTTAACTTTATTAATAGGCTGCGGTCTCAAAAATCTTTCTCTTCATCATCAGATGTTTGCAGAACTTTTGGCCTTTTAGCTTGAACCTGGACCTTTGCTCCATCTATAATATGATATTCCTGTTGTAGTGCATTCTGAAGTTCTTCTTCTGAAGAAAACTGAACCCAACCCAAACCTCTGTGAAAGCCAGTCTCCTTGTCAAAAGGTACAATACACTTTTTTACATGGCCAAACTGTGCAAAGTATTCTTTCAGCTGACTTGACGCCGCAGTCCAAGGAATTTTTCTCACAAAAGCAACCGACCGATCGATATTTTTACGCAGCGCCACAGCACCCCTCGCTGCTGAGGCCGCCATCTTTAGactccaaattattatttttattgatagcCTTCTTTAATTAGATTGCAGGCGTCTGACCTGTTTGGCCACCTTTTTAAGCTCTAGGCCTTTGAGAATGAATATGAAATAACAGTAGTATAATGATGCCTCTCGTCCAGATAGAAGATGTATTTTTGAAGggttctcaccaaaaaaaaaaaaaaaagatccagcaCTGTGTTGAACcaaaaagcaatttaaatgctttttcatttttaggaTAATTAATAGATTCATTGCACTTAGCCAGATTAGTTGTGTTTAATGTACTTATTATGAAATAAGAGTGAAAGGACAGTTCATGTTTTTTCGTATTAACAGTCTTGGTTGGAAATCAGAATGTGCAAGAGATTTTTGTTGGAATTTGTGATCgattgtgtgtttctttttcaggTGGCACTTTAGTTAGGGACTGTGCTTGTCTTCTGGAAACTTGTACAGTGTTGTACTCAGATAGAGGTTTGttctagttatctattgctgcaccACAAACCACCCCCAAACTTAAGGCCTTAAAATGGCAGCAGTTTCTTATTTCTTGTGAACCTGCATTTGACTGGGGTCAGCAGGATGGTTCTTCTGCTTGTCTTGCTTGGGGTCTGTTATGTGTCTACAGTCAGAGGGTGGATGGGGCTGGAACATTCAAAATTGCTTTACTGAAATGGCACCTTGGGAATGACTGGGTCCATTTCTGTCCATAGTCTTGGGACCTCTTCTTTCATGTGGCCTGGCCAGCCTGTAGCTGGACTTATAACACGGCAGCCAAGGACTTTGGGAGCCTTCTTAAGGCATAGATTTAAGAACTGACCCCACATCACTTCTACTTCATTCTGTTAGTTAATGTGAGTTGAAGAGTCAGCCCAGATTCAGTATGGGAGGAGTATCACAAAACAAGTTCCAGGAGGTGTGGTCCATTGGGGGCATCTTTCTATCCAGGCTACCACAGGGTTTATTTTCTCAAGTAAGAAGTACAGAGTTCAGCAGGCTAAGGTGGTGCTCACCCTCTCTCTGCTGCTCCAGGTCCCTCCTTATCTGTGTCACCATCCCTAGCCTCTTATTCATAAAATGGTTGCTCCACCTCCAGCCTGATATCCTTGTGATGGGCAGGCAGAAGCAGGGCTCTAAGGAAAGGAGACAGCACCTGTATCAGGAAACCAAAGCCTTGCCTGAAATCCTTGGCAGACTTCTGCTTGTGACTGTTTGGCTAGAACTTTGTGACATAGCCACTCCTTGCTGCAAGGACATCTGCAGTTTTTCAGTTGGGCTCATTGCCACCCTGAGCAAAGGGTCAATAAGGAAGAAGATGGAGAGTGGACATGTTGGGCACGTACCTGCCAATGCTTTATCCAGACAGCCACAGAAGTGGTGGGTAAACGGAGTCAGCATACATTCATTTATCAACTGTTTAGTAAATTCCTGGCATGGGCAGGGCACTGAGCTTCTCCCAGAGACTAAGAGTGTGCAGGGTTTTTTGCAGACCTTGACCAGATCATTGCTGAGCTCACCTCTCTCATATCAGTGTTTGAAGTTAGTCTAATAATAAGAATAGTAGCCAGTCTCTTTAAGGGCTTACCTTGTGTAGAGGAACTGTTATGAATACTTTTCGTAAGCTAACTCAGTGAATCTTCACAGTGGCCTTATGAAGTGGGCACTGCTATCACCCCCTCTTCTCAGAGgcagaaacaggcacagagaggttcagtaGCTTGCCATATTTCCTCTGACGAGGGCATGGTGGAGTTGAGATGCAGTCTCTCCTGGTCTGGCTCTGGAGGCGTGTACTGAACCATTTGACTATACTGCTTTGGTTGATTACAGGAAACATTTCTTGTTGAAATGAATATGTAATTGACAGCAGaataaaacatgaaacaaaaaccACTTACTACTCCATCCTCTCCACTCCTACTTCCTGCCTCATTGGTCTTATCTGTCAGTAACCTAGTAGAGATTCTTCCTCACCTCTTTCTAaatgcattaatttaaaaaatctttttagagTCTGGGTCTCACTGTGACGCTTAGGCTGGAATAGAATGGTTGTTTGgctactttttttcattttgtagagatgggatcctgctgtgttgcccagactggtttcagactcctgggctcaagtgattctcctgtgttggcctcccgaagcattggcattacaggcatgagccaccatacctagcctgtattcactttttaaagatgGCCTTTGGACACACAGAATTGGATTAATTATAATGCGTGGTGCATGATACACTGGCATTTTTGGTCTGTGAAATAATATTTGTCTATCGTAATGAACAGCCATTAGCCCACTGTTTGCCCAAGAACTTGAATATTACCAGTAACTTACATGTACCTATGTGGTACTTCCCATTCACTTTCTTGCCTACTCTCAGAAGTGACTACCAtcttgaattttttattattctttgtctttaaaagaatgatttttgaactttatcaaaatatggctgagtgtggtggctcgtgcatgtaatcccagcactttgggaggcagaggcagcaggatttcttgagccaaggagtttgagaccagcctgggcaacatggcaagacctcattgctacaaaaaatttttaaaaattagccaggtatggtggcatgcacttgtggtgccagctacttgggggccttaggaggaaggattgcttgagctcaggaggttgaggctgcagtgagtcttgTTCGTGCCCCTGCACTGTAGCcgaggtgacagagtgaaaccctgtctcaaaaaaataaaaataaaataaaaaaggctgggcgcagtggctcacgcctgtaatcctagcactttgggaggctaaagtgggtggatcacgaggttaagagattgagaccatctggccaacatggtgaaaccccgtctctgttaaaaataagacaaaattagctaggcatggtggtgcgcacctgtagtcccagctactcaggaggctgaggcaggagaatcgcttgaacgcaggaggtggaggttgcactgagctgagatcatgccactgcactccagcctgggcgacagagcgagactccacctcaaaaaaaaaaaaaaagatatactgtGCATAGTCTTCTGAGTCTTGCACTTTTCACCTAATATTATGATTCTGACATTGATTTAGATTGGTACCGCTGTGactcatgcatttttatttactgCCATGTGAGTATTCCACTGGCTGGGTAtaccatgtttttgttttaggcATTTCCATACCAATGGACATTTtgttttcagatattttgctGTTCACAGGCTGCTGTGAATGTTGTTACACTTACTTCCTGGTGCACATGGGCAGGCATTTCTTTTAGGTATGTACTGGACATGAAATTTCTGGATTGTAGGTTGTGATCATCTTTAACTTTGCCAGATATTATTGAGCTGCTTGTTAAACATCCCACCAAGGATGAGTTTCTTTTATTCAGTGTCCTTGTCACATTTGGTTTTGTAAAGCTTTTTTACTTTTGCCAGCCTAATGCATAGGAAATGAAATCTTGTTGTGGTTAATTTACCCCTGAAGACTAGTAAGGCagaatatcttttcattcatGTTTCTCCTTCTGGATATTGCTTGCTCATCACTtctgcttcttttcctttttctttttcttcttttttagatggaattttactcttgtcgcccaggctggggtgcagtagtgcgattttggctcaccacaacctgcacctgctgggttcaagcaattctcctgcctcagcctcacgagtagttggattacaggcacctaccaccacacccagctaatttttgtatttttagtagagataggatttcatcatgttggccaggctggtctcaaactcctgagcacaggtgatccgcctgccttagccttccacagttctgggattacaggcgtgagccatagtgcctggccacttttgcttttttcctattGAATTGTAGGTGTTCTTTATGTACTGTGGCTGCTAATCCTGGGGTGGCAGCCTATTTAACGTAATGAAAGTTTATGATCCTCAGGTCATCCTTTCTATGGTTGTTTTCTCTCCCCTGCTATTCTCCCCCGAATTCCATGATACCTTTTTGTGTACCCCCAGCTCACAGTGATTCACTCTTTGAAACAGTCCTCAACTTCTGGGCATTTGTGTATGTTAGTACAGATATATGACTATATCTGTTCCACCCACTGTGCTGTGGCATTTTGGTCTCAGATATATCTGTTAGGATTAGTTTCAACTGCAGGCTGgctatggtggcgcacacctgtaatcccagctactcaagaggctgaggtaggagaattgcttgaatccaggagtggaggctgcagtgaactgagatcccaccatgcactaggcaacagagcgagactccatctcaaaaaataaaaataaaaaaataaaagaaaaaaaagattagtttCAACTGCATGTAATTTAGTTTCAACAAAGTGACAGTGGCCTAAGCAAAATAACTTATTGCTCTCTCATATGAAGGAGCCCCGTAATAGACAGGCAAGGCCTATGTTCTCATCAGGGACCCAGGCTGCTCCCACCTTCTGGCTCCACCACCCTTATCCTGCCACCTCATGGTATGAGACGGCTGCCCAAGCTCCAGCCATTATGCCCAGGAGGCAAGAAAGATGAAAGGAGACTTAAGTTGTACACGGCAAGTCTCCTTACACCTTTGCCCAGAATTTAATCTCACTACTATATGTAGCTGCAGGGGAACCTGGGAAAGGTAGTTTTATTTCCCATGGCCTTATTCTTAGCTAAAATTTAGATTTGATTGCTAAGTTAAAAGGGGAGACTCAGTATTGGAGTAGGCAGCCGGTAATGTTACTAGTTCTGAGGTGTTCCCTGATAGCGGAGCTGAAAGGAGCCATCAGACACCAGAATGGTACTGTAGATGAtgggcccccccccccccacttttgGTTCTTTGATTAATTACACAGATACTTATGGAGTACCTGTTTTGTACAGGCACTATTCTGGGAGCTGGGAAGAGAGTAATAGAAAAGCAAACGAGGTCTCCACCCTCGCAGAGCTTGTATTTTAAAACAGCAGCTAGATAGTAAGCAAGTCAGTTACTTAGTGAGTCAGAGATAAAGAGgtgtgaagaaaaaataaaggagggcTGGGCCTAGAGGCTCtcaactgcaatcccagcactttgggaggctgaggcaggaagattgcttgagcccaggaggtcagggctgcagtgagccgtgattgcaccgctgcattccagcctgggtggcggggcaagaccctgccttaaaaaaaaaaaaaaaaaaaaaattgctttaccTCTTACTAACTCACAACCactctgttttcttctatatCCACCACCATCCACCCCCTACTGTATTATTTTAAAGCTAAATAGTTGAGTATCTGCAAGATAAGTATTCTTTAAAGACATATGGCAAGACCATTTTAATCATGACAATAATTAACATTAATTGCTTATATCATCTGGTATCCACACAGTGTTAACATCTCAGATCATCtcataaatatatttctagaatTGGTTTGTTCCAATCGGGACCCAACCGGGTTCACCATTGGATTTGGTTCATCTGCTCGTGAAGCCTCATTTAATCTAtggcttctccctccctccagctcactgcaacatcggtctcccaggttcaggcaattctccacctcagcctccctagtagctgggattgtaggcatgtaccaccacgcccagctaatttttttgtatttttagtagagatggggtttcaccgtgttggccaggctggtctcaaactcctgatctcaaatgatcctcccacttcagcttcctaaagtgctgggattgcaggagtgagccaccacacctggcttgttttttctttgttttctcttgcagTTTGTTTGTTGAGAAAAGCCATGTCATTTGTCCTGTATATGATCAGGCCTGGATCTGACTGATCATATCCCTGTTGCAGTGTTTAACTTATTCTTCTATCTCTTTGTTTCCTATAAATGAATCATTGGATTTGCAGAGTAGGTGAGTTTCATGTttgagatgcacacacacacacacgcacacacgcacacactctctctctcttttttggcaGGGAGGGCTAGCCATCCTCCTAGGTGTTGCTGTGTATGTCCATTAGGTATGGAAAACTGGTGGCCCCTTTCTGTGTTCTGTGGCATTAGTGACTGTGGATGACCATTGCTCAGAGCCATTACTTCATTTGGGGTGTACAAAAATTATGCCGTTGTAATTCTGTTCACCTCTTCATTTATTAGACTATTCCTCTAGAGAGAACCTGCCCCTCATCTATTATTCAGTTATCCCGAGGGTACTGGCTCTTTTGAACTTTTGTTTGCCTTAGAAATGACAATTGAACAGTTGGGCTGGTGGTTTCTaatctgttgtgttttttttttcccctgcagaGATTAAaatcttctttgtttttatgtttttattcatttgacaTTTGCCGGTCTCCACCGCTGCTCATACCCTGTCCTGAGCTTGCCAATAAACAGATGAACCAGTCCAGTCGTCTCATTGTGTGGGCACGGCTGCTGCAGGCCTTACCTTTGACCAGGTGGGGCCTTGTGGGTGTTTGTCAGAGTAATGAGACTGTTGACAttcccatctttctctctctttcccctgtcAGGCATTGTCAGACCTTTAGTCTTTGGTGACTTCCTGCTCTGCGCCAAGAAATTAGTCCTTTATGCTTAGGGCAAGAGGTTTTTGAGTATTTGGATTTCTTCTGATCTGAAACTCCATTCCTAGACAAAAGAACAATAAAGGGCTCTGCTCCATTGCAGAGGCAAGCCCTGGTAACCTGGCCAGGGGCGAGCTCTGACCCCAGCCATTGTTGTCTGAGTCATAAATTCTTGAGAGCAGTAGCACGCTTGAAATCATTTAGATGCTTTGGGATCAGTTATTCATTATATTGCACGATATCTAAGGGCCTCTTTGCTGCTAGAGATTACAGCACATTCCTTCTGGGGGCAGAGGATTTATTGTTCAGTGATGTgcaaactcattcattcattccattgtTAACTTctccattcagcaaatatttactgaacttcGCATATGCTTCCAGTGCTGGGGACAGAGCCCGCTCGTCCTCCTGGAGTTGATTGTTTAGGTTGGGGGACACAgtcaaggaagaaataaacagatTAACAAGATAATTCCAGATGGGGATGAATAATGCTGTGGAGTCAGGAAAGCAGAATGGTGAGAGAGATGCACCTGGAACTGGAAGGGATTGTGGGAGGCTGGACAACTGGGGTGGTTGGGGGAGAGCCTCCCCAGGGTGGTGACATGCCAGCTGAGAGTGGAGTGGTATGCAAAGGTGCCAGCCTTGTGAAAGATCAGGGAAGAGCTTTcccagcagagggaacagcaggtgcaaaggcacTGAGGCTGGAATGAGTTTGACATGTGGAGTGTGGGGTGAAGAGAAGGGGGAGGGCAGGCAAGTGGGGGAGCCTGGTGAGGGTGTGGGTTGATTCAGAGTGTCCTCCCATGTCCTCTGGCTACTGCGAGGAGCATAGATTGAAGGTGGGAGTGGAAGTAGGGCAGTGAGGGGCAGCCTGTACTGCGTGAGGAGAGAAGTAAAGTCCCGGATGAGAGTGGTGGCACCGGGTACAAGAAATGGGTGGCCCAACAGAACTTGTTTAGGGATTGGCCATGGTGGGTGGTGAGTCGGCTGAAAGGTTTTACCAGCGGGTTCAGGCTTTGGTCTGCAGGATTTTGTGGTAGTAAGGATAGCCCCAGTCCCCTTTAACATGGGCTGAggttttctttcgttctttccgttttttttttttttttttttgagatggtctctgttgcccaggctggagtgcagtggcagtaatctcaactcactgcaatctcctcttcccaggttcaagcgattctggtgcctcaacctcctgagtagctgggactgcaggtgtatgccactacacctggctcatttttgtattgttagtagaggcaggttttgCTGTGTTcaacaggctggtctggaactcctggcctccagtgatccttctgccttggcctcccaaagtgctgggattagacacatgagccactgcacccagcctctctctctctctcttttttttttttgtagagacagggtcttgctatgttgcccaagctggtatcaaactcctgaccccaagtgatcctcctgccttggcctcccaaagttgctgggattctaggcatgagccactgggcctggcaaAGAGCTGAGGTTTTCTACTACACACGTCTTGTCTAGCCCCCATATAGTAGATTCTTAATTTCCATTTCACCCCCGAAGGAACTGAGGCCCGGAGAAGTGAAGTCCTTGGTCCTTGTCGCATAGGCTGTTGGGGCTGGATTGGAACCTGGGTAGCCCCACCCATAGTCCGACCATGCTCCCTTCTTCTCCCTCACTCCAACCACAGCCGTTAATTCATGATATTGACACAGCCTCTGTCCAGGAGGAGCCAAATGTCAGTGTGGTACATTTATGAAGTCAGGAGGGGATCAAATCCACATCAGTGGCCTTTCCACCATTCCCACTAACCTGGATTCCAACACACCTTTTATGACAGTAATTATTACAGGGCAGAAAATGGGGACTTTACGATTGCTGACAACTTTACACGTGACCCAGTTAAGCTGTACATCTAGGCCCTAGACTTTGAGCCCAGAGCCTACTTAACTTATTGGGTGGAAAGTGTTCTCACCCATCAAATCCTCCTTATCACCTTCTCCAGAACTCCACCTGTAAAGGGAGCTCACCACCCACAGGGTGTGTGTTGTATGTGATGCCTCAGCCAGCCAAATGACTTTACTTGGTGACCTCTAAGAAAAGGTGTGACCTCCTCCTCTTAGCATGGTCTCCTGTGAAAAGTGGTGTTGAGTTTGGTGCT from Rhinopithecus roxellana isolate Shanxi Qingling chromosome 12, ASM756505v1, whole genome shotgun sequence encodes:
- the LOC104679949 gene encoding SRA stem-loop-interacting RNA-binding protein, mitochondrial-like — translated: MAASAARGAVALRKNIDRSVAFVRKIPWTAASSQLKEYFAQFGHVKKCIVPFDKETGFHRGLGWVQFSSEEELQNALQQEYHIIDGAKVQVQAKRPKVLQTSDDEEKDF